One Bythopirellula goksoeyrii genomic window, TTGCTTTGTCCGAGTGCTCCCCAAGAGGTGCCCGGAACCGCCATCCTCGATAAGACTTATGGCATCTTGAAGGGAGGCTTCTTGGCATTGCAATCGGATGCATGGGACCCTTTGCAGTCGCAACTGGGTCTGACCCAATATATGGGAAACTCTGGCGTTTGGGGGCAAGTTAGCCCTAATCTTACATACAACATGGGGTCAGGAAGCCGCAATGTCAACGACGATCTTGTGGGGGTATTCGGGGTACGATCCAAGATACGCATGGGACAAATCACAGATGGAACTTCCCAAACGCTGATGTTCGGCGAAGCACCGGGAAGCATTGGAACTGAAATCCCCGACGACTTTTTGTCGGGAAGATATTCGGGCTACACCCAAGGGAATGCCTGGGCGGGCTTCGGTACGCTTCCCGCCGCCTTTGGGTTAGATCTGGCCAACGAAAACCGCAACGGGGCTCAGTTTGCTACGAAGTGGTCCTACTACGGTTCATTACATACGGGGGATGTGGTGCAATTTTGTTTTGTGGACGGATCGGTCCATACACTCAACAAAAACGTCGACAGAACTGTTTTCCAATCCCTCTCGACTATTCGAGGCGCTGAAGTTGTCGATGAATCCAGCCTCTAACGAATGTTAACTAGCACAGGTTAAAGACCTCATGGCTCCAATTTTATTTTCGCGAAGCGTACGATGCGTACTGGTCACCTTAATATTGCTGTGTGGAACTACTCTCTCTGGCTGTGGT contains:
- a CDS encoding DUF1559 domain-containing protein; amino-acid sequence: MHPTQFADWLIHPSVSPRPANCLGLNKRAFTLVELLVVIAIIGVLVALLLPAVQAAREASRRASCSNNLRQIGLAALNYESANGRMPPGYLAGTNFVKPESSSDSQGLHQLSGVFVFLLPHIEADVIYDRFTQSLSLGVDSRDNNYYNDINAWSIAQARLTALLCPSAPQEVPGTAILDKTYGILKGGFLALQSDAWDPLQSQLGLTQYMGNSGVWGQVSPNLTYNMGSGSRNVNDDLVGVFGVRSKIRMGQITDGTSQTLMFGEAPGSIGTEIPDDFLSGRYSGYTQGNAWAGFGTLPAAFGLDLANENRNGAQFATKWSYYGSLHTGDVVQFCFVDGSVHTLNKNVDRTVFQSLSTIRGAEVVDESSL